In Oryza glaberrima chromosome 8, OglaRS2, whole genome shotgun sequence, the following are encoded in one genomic region:
- the LOC127782758 gene encoding bifunctional dethiobiotin synthetase/7,8-diamino-pelargonic acid aminotransferase, mitochondrial: MLGLLRHARRHSTTSSSATATASAAAVPLTSPAFAVFGANTGVGKTLVSAGLVASLLASPSPSPSTVAYLKPLQTGFPDDSDARFVFDRAPSLLRLPLPAGGRATRLVASNHTLFPSPAVDPLPERQDTVVNYGGEEGVEEKALVCRTVYAWREPVSPHLAAEREGMPVEDEEVRWLVDRWLAEEDGGGEVWKVLETAGGVASPGPSGTLQCDLYRSSRLPAVLVGDGRLGGISSTLSAYETLLLRGYDVGSVILEDRGLSNDRFLLSYLRKRVPVHVLPPIPEDPKDDLTDWFSESSSAFSSLKDSLQSFHSRRIQRLNSMQRKSKDLLWWPFTQHDLVPVDSVTVIDSRFGENFLAYKVKDKKIVPQFDACASWWTQGPDSNLQIELARDMGYAAARYGHVMFPENVHEPALRCAELLLGGVGKDWASRVYFSDNGSTAIEIALKMAFRKYACDHGIIVDSEKDIRSEGSVHFKVLALNGSYHGDTLGAMEAQAPSAYTSFLQQPWYSGRGLFLDPPTVYIKNKTANLSLPPSICHDQLCDTCFSSLTEVFCKTRDTSSAANVYVSYISQQLSQYAMSNNSEHIAALVIEPVIQGAGGMHLIDPLFQRLLIKECKNRKIPVIFDEVFTGFWRLGVESASELLGCFPDISCYAKLMTGGIVPLAATLATEPIFEAFRSDSKLTALLHGHSYTAHPMGCTAAVKAIQWYKDPSTNSNIDLDRMKLKELWDGVLVNHLSSLPNVKRVVSLGTLCAIELKAEGSDAGYASLYASSLIRQLREEDNIYARPLGNVIYLMCGPCTTQDSCTRQLAKVHRRLQKLN; encoded by the exons AtgctcggcctcctccgccacgctcgccgccactccaccacctcctcctccgccaccgccaccgcctccgccgccgccgtgcccctCACTTCGCCGGCCTTCGCCGTCTTCGGCGCCAACACGGGCGTCGGCAAGACGCTCGTCTCCGCGGGCCTCGTCGCCTCCCTTctcgcctccccttccccctccccttccaccGTCGCCTACCTCAAGCCGCTCCAGACCGGCTTCCCCGATGACTCCGACGCGCGCTTCGTCTTCGACCGGGCCCCctcgctcctccgcctccccctccccgccggcggccgcgccaccCGCCTTGTCGCGTCCAACCAcaccctcttcccctcccccgccgTGGATCCCCTCCCCGAGCGCCAGGACACGGTGGTGAACTACGGCGGTGAGGAGGGGGTGGAGGAGAAGGCGCTCGTGTGCAGGACGGTGTACGCGTGGCGGGAGCCCGTGTCGCCGCAcctggcggcggagagggaggggatgcCGGTGGAGGACGAGGAGGTCAGGTGGCTCGTGGACCGGTGgctggcggaggaggacgggggTGGGGAGGTGTGGAAGGTGCTCGAGActgccggcggcgtcgccagcCCTGGCCCCTCCGGCACGCTGCAGTGCGATCTCTACCG GTCCTCTAGGTTACCTGCAGTTCTTGTTGGAGATGGTCGTCTAGGTGGTATTTCATCTACTTTATCTGCCTACGAAACTCTGTTGCTCAGAGGATATGATGTGGGCTCAGTTATTTTGGAAGATCGTGGCTTGTCAAATGACAGATTCCTGCTTTCATACTTGAGAAAGAG GGTACCTGTGCATGTCCTGCCACCAATTCCAGAGGATCCCAAAGATGACCTAACTGATTGGTTTTCTGAGTCATCCTCAGCTTTTAGTTCACTTAAAGATAGTCTGCAATCTTTTCATTCAAGAAGAATTCAAAGGCTAAACAGTATGCAGAGAAAATCAAAGGATTTGTTGTGGTGGCCTTTCACTCAGCATGATCTTGTACCTGTAGATTCTGTTACAGTTATTGATTCGCGTTTTGGTGAGAATTTCTTAGCATACAAG GTTAAAGACAAAAAGATTGTTCCCCAGTTTGATGCTTGTGCTAGTTGGTGGACACAAGGACCTGATTCTAACTTGCAG ATTGAACTTGCAAGAGATATGGGTTATGCTGCTGCAAGGTATGGTCATGTGATGTTTCCAGAGAATGTTCATGAGCCTGCTCTTCGTTGTGCAGAACTTTTGCTTGGCGGTGTTGGTAAAG ATTGGGCTTCTCGAGTTTATTTTTCAGACAATGGATCTACTGCAATTGAAATTGCTTTGAAGATGGCATTTCGTAAATATGCATGTGACCATGGGATTATAGTGGACAGCGAAAAAGATATCAGAAGTGAAGGAAGTGTTCATTTTAAG GTCCTTGCTTTAAATGGTTCCTACCATGGGGATACTTTGGGTGCTATGGAAGCACAAGCTCCATCAGCTTACACGTCTTTTCTTCAGCAGCCATG GTACTCAGGGCGAGGACTTTTTCTAGATCCTCCTACAGTGTACATTAAAAACAAAACCGCCAACCTTTCTCTTCCCCCATCGATATGCCATGATCAACTGTGTGATACAT GTTTTTCCTCACTAACTGAAGTTTTTTGCAAGACCAGGGACACATCGTCTGCTGCTAATGTATATGTTTCATACATATCACAACAACTATCACAATATGCTATGTCAAATAATTCAGAGCATATTGCAGCATTAGTTATAGAACCAG TAATACAAGGTGCAGGGGGGATGCATTTGATAGATCCCCTTTTCCAGAGATTACTTATCAAAGAGTGTAAAAATCGAAAAATTCCTGTCATATTTGATGAGGTATTTACAGGATTTTGGCGTCTCGGAGTGGAg TCTGCTTCAGAGTTGCTTGGCTGTTTTCCTGATATCTCTTGTTATGCTAAATTGATGACTGGGGGCATTGTACCATTGGCTGCAACTTTAGCTACGGAGCCTATTTTTGAAGCCTTCAGAAGTGACTCTAAG CTAACAGCACTCTTGCATGGCCATTCCTATACCGCGCATCCCATGGGCTGTACCGCAGCAGTAAAAGCTATCCAATGGTATAAAGATCCCTCCACCAATTCAAATATTGATCTTGATCGTATGAAGCTGAAGGAG CTATGGGATGGTGTACTAGTGAACCATTTATCGTCGCTGCCAAATGTGAAAAGAGTGGTGTCTTTAGGAACTCTGTGTGCAATTGAGCTAAAGGCTGAGGGATCAGATGCTGG GTACGCATCACTTTATGCGAGCTCCTTAATTCGACAACTTCGTGAGGAGGATAACATCTACGCTCGGCCCCTGGGTAATGTGATATACCTTATGTGTGGTCCATGCACAACTCAAGATAGCTGCACTCGCCAGCTCGCCAAAGTGCATCGTAGACTTCAAAAGTTGAATTGA